The window CAAGTGACCGATCCAAATGCTAAAGCAAGGATTTTATAAGTATCTTTACGTACTTATTTGTTAAAGGATTCTTAACCTCCTCCACCCCCCACAGGCCCGAAGAAAAGGTAACTCTACCTCTGACCCAAAGTGAATGTCATGTAATTTACATTGTTGTGATGCAGTAAAGGCTATAAATAGTATTAGTACAATTCCAGGGTCTCCACATCAAATAGTCAATCATGTATAACTTCATGAACATCTTTCAACAGGGAAAAAGCAAGATACGTTCTAATCAACCAAACACAAAATGCAAGTGGAGAGTAATTTTGAAACTGACCTGTATTTCTTCGGTTCATAACAATAAACTGAAACCGCGGTTGAGAACTCCTGAAACATCCTCTATAAAATTAATcatcacaaaataaaaaaaaatacagacCTCAAAATTAAAACTTAAACAAATATTCAATTAAAGATGAGTTTTTAAATACTCACCTCTTGACAACAAATAGAGATCCTTCCACATCCTTTCGACTCTGTATAAGCAATTGAATTACAAATTATATTAAATTGAAAgagcaaaataaataaataaattcggAAAAATGAATTACCCATTGGCTGTTATCGATGTTGAATTCGTAGAAGGTAACATGAGCAGCAGTGATAAGAATCTCTTCAATGAAAGGATCGATACGCTGAAGAACCGTCAAGTTGAGGAGCTTGGTGCTGTTCTGGTCCAGATTCGGCATTAATTTCCCGTTCTGTGACATAATTTTCACCGAATCTTAGAACGGCAAAGTAGCTGTAAGCTGAGGTTCCGAGTGTGAGAGAAACCCTAGGATTGCTCCAGATTGAAGAAAAGCTGTGCTTTGCTGTATATATCTGATGAGAGAGAGGGAAGAGATGATGAACAGGGGTCAGGGTATAGACACATGTAtttagttttcttcttcttttttcttataaaaattatttttatcaatatttttctgtaaaagaaattTCTATAAAAAGTTTCTTCtcgtttaattttattttttgcttgagACTGAAGCATGACTACGATTGTGTAAAAATTCTTTATTAATTTCTACTTCTATTATCAATATTTTATATGGAAAAATCTGGGAATTTTCGTTTTAAgacattaaaaataaaaatttgcaaGAAAAATTGGGTACATATTAACTGAAAATATATCACTTTCTAGCACCGAATAATATATGGATTCATGTTCTTTAATTGCTTTGATTATCACTAAAGGGTCATTTGGTACataggataaaaataataattttgggatcAAATTTAGAAATAACTCATTTGGGATACTAGTTAATCGCAAGATAACTTTTATAATAAAATGGTGGGATTAGTTATCCCTTATAAATAGTGGAATAACTAATCACATGTGATATATCTCATACCTCGAGTACTTAATTACTTAAGTAAATCTACCTCGTACTCTTCTTTTTTTAATCGAATGTGACTACGTCGAGTACTTCGCTATTGTTGTACACAATACTTCTCTATAATTAACTGAATGTCAGacaatatatttttattaaatagAGCTAAAATTGTAAAATTTAGGTGGCATTTGTTtcaaaaattaaaggaaaaattctgaAAAAAGAATTCACCATCTTTTTAAACAAACGCGAAGTTTTCAAGAAATTATGCTCCATACTTTGAAAGTGAGTCAAAGAGCACTACAACAATATCTAAGTATATAAATCTTGAGAGATAGGTTAAGCAATTGTAATATTCAATGATCTTACAGGTTTTTAGGGTAGAGTTTTCCATTTCGTACTGGAGTAAGAGTGCAAGTATTCGAGTCTATCCATGTGACTGTAAATACTTTTTTTACTAATTTTGATATTTCTCATCTAGCCTGGAATATAAGATGAAGAGGCATATGACAACCAGCACTGGATGATTTTGTTTTCTGATAGTCTCTAAACCACTAAAGTGAAGGacctatcaaaaaaaaaaaaaaaaaaaatcaagcaaAAGCCTTGCACAAGTTTACTCTCTAAAGTTACAACAATAAAACAAcatccagtataatctcacattGTGGGGTCTGAGGGCAAAGTGTACACAAACCTTACCCCGAAAGACCCTAGGCTCAAGAAAAACAATTTTCAGCAGGTGAGAACTTTCCTCTCTAAAGTTGCATGGCATTATTCACATACACAAGTAATCGACATACCAACAGTAGCGCAGCAGCACAACAAGTATTACTAAGCTTCAAAGTTCACTTAGAAACATATTGGACGATCCATACAAGATAGAAATCTCAAGACAAAGCAAATACTTGTACTTAGAAAAACACAAGACACTGTCATCCATTTAACTCCGGACTCGGTTCGTCATTCAGTTGCTTTTCCTCTGCTGCGTCTGCTGCTACTGCTGGTTTCTACAAGATAACAAACCATAGAATCCACATCGTCCCCAAATATGCTATAAGCCTCAATTACTCGTGGATAGCTGAAACCCATCGACAGCATAATCTGGATGCAGTCGCTAAAGGTGGAATCTGGCAAGCAGGGCCCACCTTCCTGCCGTATCTCACTTCCAGATGACCCTACAATTCAATGTTAAAATTTACAGTTCAAACCCGCAAACTTATTGATCTTACATCGATAGAGGTGCAACCTAGAAAATAATGTAAGATACTTTAAACTTCATCAAATGTAAGCTCAAACTTACTAGCTCCTGAAGATGATGGCTCAGCTCCGGATGTGGAAGACTCTTGACAACCAAGCTGTTGTCTAAACCTATCACGAGCAATATACTCAGCCCTAGAAGCTTCGATCACCATGCGTTCCATCTCCTTTTCAGTGAGCTCAAGATCTGAGTAGAAGCGTCCTTCAGCCAGAAGCGCCTGAAATGGAACCATTTAACCAAATAAAGACCACAGGAGCATCATGTTTTTGGAAATCATTTCATGAAATTGAACTTTCTAGGTACTTAACGTTATTAATCTGTTGGTCCTGTTGAGCTTTAATTGCAGCTCTTACTTTATCCTTGTCGATGTTTGTCTGCaggagaaataaaaaatatatatctgaAACTAACAGCTAGGTTTGCAAAGAAACAACATATCATTATAAAAGACTAATGATGACAATCTAAAGTTAATATGTAAAGAAAAATCAGCTTCATAACCTACTAAGTTATCTCATTACAGGACTGCAAAGCGATTAACATGTTTGTTTGCAATTCGAGAGTTTACCCCTTGCAGAGAGCTAAACCCAAGCCCAGCACCAACTGTTAATCGGCAAGGATCAACAAGGGAGTTGTAATGATTTCCATGATGATAACTGAGACGGATAGGAGGGCTGTCTGAGTTATAACTTCCATGGAACGTGTTCATTGGTTCTGCACCAGCAAATTCCACAATTTAATGCAAGCAACTAACAGAGACAAGTCCACAAAGCTGAGCATCACAATCatcacatcatctcatttcaaaAAGAACAACCAAAAGTCAGAAAGCGAATTTACCGATGCTGTAAGAATATATATGGATAGGGCGGTTATACATTTCAGATAACGCTTGGATTTCCACATTGTTGCCGTAAACCTCCAACCCAGAAATGAAAACATTAGTCTGGTTAGTCTAACAAAGAACTGACAAACAAAGAAGGATATGCACACAGATAAATGGATGGATAATAGATAAGCAAAACACGATCCACGAGAGCGAAAAATAGCAGAAATCTTTAAAAGAAATGGATATTTTCAGTCTATATGAGTCCTTTAATCTAATCTTTTCCTAGAAAGTAAAGAAGTAAACCTAAGAAAAATCAAGCAGCAGAAACCAACATAAAATGATCGAAAACAGAAACGCTGGTGCAGGTAGGCTGAACACCCCATTCTCCTCGGGATAGGGAAATAGAAAGGaaattttaaatattcatttaAGGGAAAAAACACAATTTAATCACCGTCCTCCActcaaaagaaaataaggaactgaaaataCAATGGGCAATACAGCATACGAGATAATCATATGCATCATAAAGAAATTAGCAAATAACTAACAGTAGAATATAAACATTAGAGGTTCCGATGAGAATAGTATACTTAGCAGTTTGAAATTATTCAACAAACAACTAAAGAAAAGTGAATTCACATCGCAGTAACCAGATATTTTTTCACTGGGCAATCTCTTCATCATTTTTGTGTTGGACTTGACATAGTTCCGAAAAACACTAAAACTGTCTCTAATGATCATCACCTAGAAAATGCGTCATCCTGCATCCTGAGAGATTCTATCAACAGATACCAATTTTTTCAGTTATGCGTAACAAGTGCTCCAATTCTGCTTGCGCCAAGATAGGACACAAGCAACATAATGATTCGGAGAGAGAATTTCTGAATAACCACATAAcataccttgtctctcctttTTCTCTTGCAATAGGATGTGAATCCTTCAGTTATAAACTGAGAAAAGTGGTCTCTTTCGCGCTCCTACAACAGAAGATGCTCATCGAATAAATAAAGACACAGTAAATAAGTTATTGGGCTGTGCAGAAAACCATATAAATGATTAAGAAACAGACGCACCAACAATATACACAAAGGAACAAAAGGATAGGAGATTATGCATCAAGCACGTAGATATTAACCTCTATTCAGCGAAACTTCCAATAATGACTTAGGCAAGACGACGACATCATGAAACGGAAACCAAAAAGTAACAATATGCACCTTTACATCTTCCATCACCCATGCCCCAACCAGAAGCAAATAACAAGGCACCATAACCTTAACTCTAGATAATGTTTTAGCCTCTTCTTTTTATTATCTTAGAGCACACTAAACTGTAGGATAAGTTTCAAATTTAACCGGCACTTGGCTAGATGAGGCTTAGTACCTTTGCTAACTGTAGAGAAAGGGTCCCTCAACTTCTAATGCTAAATGAACTGCAGGCTTCCTTCCACTAAACCATTAAAATAATGGAAAATGGTTACATATCTTGgaagagaaaggaaaaatggaGTCTGCCACGAAACTTAGAACATTTCCTCTTACAAGAAAACCACCACTATCTACACATCCCTAATCCCTACTACCAGAAACTAAACTAAGCTTTCCCTCCTAccctcaaagaaaaatgaagctcATCTTTGGCCCTGCCCATCACATTGCTTCAGGAAGAATCATACACATACCGTTGGAAGGATATCATACTGAGGATTATTGTAAAGACAAAGAAAAGCTAAGTCGACCAGGTAGCTTGATAAAAAGAGGATGCCCGCAAGGCTCAGTTCAAGTGGCAAAGGTTGAGGGGTTGGTGACTTAGGTCGCAGGTTCGAGCACTGCATCATGCGAACTAAGCCTAGTATTTTTTGATTTTGCACTGGGTGTCCGAGTCTCTTTGAGACCCGACTAATCccgggggtgcacaggccctcggcaaggagtttcccgcaagtgcaccacggttaattcaggttttacccagtccgatggccctcagaaattgtttgcacccagtgggtttcgaacttgagaccttgaaagggagcaaaccccaaggctcaagtcaattgccaccaggCCAACCCCTGAGGGTTTAAAACTAAGCCTAGTATTTTAAGTGGAGAAGTAGAGGGGTGGGCTCATTATCCCCGAGTTTCGAAGGTGGTTGGTCCAGACGAAAAGGGAAAAAGCTTGATAAAAAGAAGCTGGGGAACAAAGCATGGGAATTATCATTGGCAACAGGACGGGGAAATATTAACACTATTAAAGAGGCAATGATTTAATGGTTTCAAGAAATTCTAGAAGGGAACAATAAACTAGCAACAAACACTAAAATGCTATACGAATATCAGTTGTTCCTCTTTCTTCTCTTGGGGTAAATAATTCTGTTGCTTCTTTGCATTCTAATCAGTCAACTAATCAACCAACCAAATCCATCCCAATTATATGTGCTGGCTATATGAAtactttactttattaaaaaaaaaagctcTGGCTATATGAATCCTCCCTATTCATTTCGCTCTATTCAGGAGGCAATATAATGGTATGTCTATTCCATTTAATACTAAACCTGAATGCCGATGTAGCACGTCTAGATGAACATTCCCAAACAAATTTAACGTTTAAGAAATTCATCAAGGATTGATTTTTTACATCGACGGTCAAGCTACCGCAACCCACCCTCTCTTGATTCCATATAACAATTTTCTTCTCTAGACAGATTTTTCAAATTTACTTGACATTCATACTTTATATCATGAATTCCAATCACTAACTTAAATATGCTTCAATGATAAATTAGATAATCAGAGAGAAAATGTCCTTTTCATGATAAAACAAAATGTTTCAGTATTCTCTAGATAGAATAGTGAGAGGATATAGATGGGAAGATCTGAAAGAACAATTTCGGCTCTCTTAAATGTACAGGGAGTGGCTATAGATGGGAAGATAAAAAATTTATGTCCATTAACCAATTTATGAAATGCTCCCACCATCTCTAGAACACAGCtctgcgcaagcgcaggtgcTTGGAGGGATTTGAACATCATAAGACTAGTCTCAAATTACACCATTAAGAATATAATGCACAAACCATAAATGACAAATGTTGTCAGTCAAGGGGAAAAGATACTTTAGTTCAGATATTAAAAAATATGCAACAAAGGATACCCCGGCATGCCAAGAACCTACTATAGATAGACATATTGGAAACTACTTTGGCTCTCAAATTAACAGATTCAGTATTTGATTCCAAAGCAGAGGCTTAGGAACAAGATCAATCACTTTTCTGAATCTACCTCTGCATCAAGCATAACGTACTATGTTTATTCTGTTAGTGCACCTTTTCTACTCTCAATCGTACCAGGTCACTGTCGACCAAATTTCATAACTAACAAATCAAGGAGAGAGCTGATATAACTGATGGCCCTCTGATGCACAAAACAAAATGCTAGCTTCATCTCCCTATCTAATGGCATGTTAACAAACAGCGTTTCTACAAGAAACTAAAATCAAGTAATAAAATTTCTCGACCTGCAAAAGAAAGATAAATGAAGTAGACAAATCAAATCGCATTTATAACAGAACGTTTAGTAGAATCATTAccatgtagtcaatgcacatctgcCTGACCAAATCATAAGCTTCAGAATCACCATATACTTGGTCAGCAACTGCACGGAAGAGGCAGTTCCCATCTTCCAGCATTTTCTTAACTTCTAAGCCTTTCGCTCTTCTAATATCACTTTCAAACTGGTGCTCTCTCTCCTAAAACAAAATTGTCAAGTTTGCAATTTCAGATATGTACAATCTGCTAGTCAAATCAGTGTACTTGTGAATTACTAGATAGATCATTCTTCACTCGTGCCAAACTACATGAGCGGAATGACCATTCCACTTTGTGCTTGCTCAAACTTGTCATTCCGCATACGGGATAAACGGCCACTAACTGTTTAGAATGCACGATTTGCACAGAACAATGTATTGCTGATTGTATGTGCTTAAGAAATAAAGTGATAATAACCTTCCAAAAGCACATgcttataaaaacaaaaataagtaATGACCAACTCTACTCCCAAAACAGACAAGGGGATCataaactgcaaccttgatcagTTTCTAGTAGATAATTTTGGACTTACCATATCATTGCGTGAGGATCCAAATTTGGGGTTCTGCTCATCGGCACTATTATAACCTTCACTTTCGCTGTGTGACCGTGGAGAGGATGGCCTAGATCCCGTAGATGAAGTCCTAGTTGACACATTAGGCCGCCCAACAAGTTCCCTACATCCTAACCGCACTGCATTTGAACTACCTGATGAAAATTCCCTTGGACTACAGCTTAGAGACATAGGTTTAGGAGGTGGGACAGGAGGTGGAGGTGGACACGAACTACCTTTAGCCCCCTGCACAGAAGTTCCCTCATTTTCAGCTGCCTCAACACTTAAACCACTAGATCTTTTTACAGAGTCCCCACAGACAAAAGCACCATCACCTATCTTCTCATTGTCAATAATCTTTTCTTCAAGGTGGCTTCTGTCACTGCTGAAGTTTTCTAATGAAGCATCGTCACCTTCACCTTTGTGGTTGAAAGAACCAACAGAAAACTCATCCAAGACAATAGATTCTGGAAATTCTCCTACCAACTCGTCATCTTTCAGAGCTGATGGTACCTGACTAGTGCTAGAAGCCTGTGGCTGCAATGGAGCTGAAGAAGATGCAGATGATTCAGGGAGTGAAACTGATGACCTGTTCTGGTTTGATGACGACGATGAAGACCCTGTAGAACCTCGCTGAACAAGTATCCGTGTCATTATTGTTGCCCTTCTTCAACTACAGAACCACAAAATAACCACTCTGCCTTTACCCAAATTAGAGAAACACTTTCAATTTGTCACGCTTTCTGGCTTTTGGGGCGGTCACACCAATACCTTTACTGAATGATTTCTTGCAGCAGCCTACTTCCTTTTGATCCTCGCGAACTACTTTCTGCATTCCCGTATATATTCTCATGAGACCTTCAACTCCAAAAATCTTCTTTGACACAACAAAGCCTCTTCTCTTTATGTTCCTTGAAATTTCCCAAAAGTAAGCCACGTGCTTAAAACTGCAATTACGACCAACTAATCATCACCAAATGCTAGATAAAAGAATAGTAGTTTAAAAGTAATCCTACTCCATCACTTACACCACAAGAACATAAATATAAATCAACTACTTCTCAATCCCAAAACTAATACAGACAGATACATGATCCGCTTTAACCAATCTTCTCTCCCCGAACCCAATGCATTCCAATGCTAAACAATTTAGGGGTTCTATAATTTTATTAGATATCATATATTCATAATTATCCCACATACAAATCTATAACACAACTAAAAACACTGATGGCAAGTAAATAGAATAAGTAAAAAATACATCAAAACAAGGGTATATTACGCTAAATACCCGTATACTATCACTCAGTTTCAGGCACACATGTATTTCCATTCTAAATCAAAGACTTAATACCCTGTACTATTAAAATCTTTCAGAAACACTAAGTAAATTCAAAATCCAAGTAGACAAATTAGATAAAATAATTCACAAGAGATCATCAAGTTCAAACTTTTTAACAAAGGCAGGCCAATAGTAGAATAACTAAATCCCACAGACACGATCAATAAAGATGAAGACGCATTAAACAAGGAATGGCGCCAGAGCTTACAAATTGGAAACCCTAGTGTGCGAATTAGGTACTCACTTGATTATGACAGACCTAATTGAAGCAGAAATTCTCACTGGCTAGGGTTTAGTATATAATCTGCGAAGCGAAAAGAGAATGCAATTTACCTTCTAGGCCAAGAAAGATAgtgtatatatttatgtatttgtAGAGAGTGTGTTTTCTAGAGTGTGTTTTctagagtgtgtgtgtgtgttttaggTGGCGAAAATGGGTAAAGTTTGTGAGAAAATGGAAGGCGGGGAGAAAGAGAGGAGAAATGGCCACGTCACTTCGAAATTTTACTGGCGACCCCCTTGGTCCGGTCAACGTTCCGTGAAGTGGTGTACATGGAAGCGCAGTATTTTGCACGTGTGGAATGGTGGAAATGTTTTCAAACATATGGAGTTTCATTTtctactaatattgtctccttttgtccttttattttttttgtagggATAAGTTCTGCACGCACACTACCCCTCCTACATCCCATTAGTAAAATTTTACtgagttattattattgtactGATTTATTAAGTGATGTAATTTacgataaaaattaaaagtttttatCTTGAACTTTTCATTGtaccaaaaaaattgaaaaaaatttgaaatagtaattaaatttttagttttattatattaaagaaaaattcatgttaatttcttttttttttgggtttagaAGACTACTTCTATTAATTAAAAAAGCGTTACAGGGAGCTATATTTGTGCAACAGAATTACAAACATATGGAACTTGACTACTAGTAGTACAAAATATCCTATTTAGTTTACTAATAGAGTTGTTCCGACTAGACGAAGCATTATCGGACGTTATACAAAAGGATTTGGAATAAGCTTGCACTGGAAAGTGACTACTACTATGTCTGCTTCGTAGATACCCCAGCTTGTAAGCTTTTACGTTTGCCATAACAAAAAGTGGTGGTTGCTCCAAAAAGGTGATATTAATCCCCATAAGTTCCATTCCAAAATGAGTTAGCTGGTCTGCTACTATGTTTTGCTCCATGTAAGCATGTTTCACTGGTGGATCACCCAGCTGGTGGATTAGGTATCTGCAATCATTAAGCACATGTGAATAAATGGTAGAGGGGATATGTAGCATGGTAACTACCTCCGCAACGTCCATATTGATTTTCAGTGGTGTAAGCTTATGAACTAAAGCTAGTTGTAGTCCTCGCAACAATGTTATTGTTCCACCGAAGTGGCTtctatgtttcatgcatatctctTTACCCAATTCCATTTGTCATCCATGATAACTCCATCAAAACCTGCGATTAGATTAGATAGTCTCATGGCCCCATCTGTGTTAAGCTTAAAGAAGCGTCGTGGTGGTGGTTCCCATTTTAGATATAAGGGAATTATTGATTTTTTGGCCTTGTTAGACTATGTGAGGTAGTGAAATTCAGAGGACATCTGATATATAATCAATGTTTGGGGGTGCGCTTAACATTTTCAAAGCAGTTCTTACTGCGAGTTGTCCATAAGTGCCAAAGAATAAAAGGGACAATTGTATGATGTGGTATAGATTTGAAAGTATTATGATTGTGTAGCATAATAAGCTTTTTAAGCCAAACATA is drawn from Nicotiana tabacum cultivar K326 chromosome 22, ASM71507v2, whole genome shotgun sequence and contains these coding sequences:
- the LOC107802061 gene encoding OVARIAN TUMOR DOMAIN-containing deubiquitinating enzyme 6-like isoform X1 produces the protein MTRILVQRGSTGSSSSSSNQNRSSVSLPESSASSSAPLQPQASSTSQVPSALKDDELVGEFPESIVLDEFSVGSFNHKGEGDDASLENFSSDRSHLEEKIIDNEKIGDGAFVCGDSVKRSSGLSVEAAENEGTSVQGAKGSSCPPPPPVPPPKPMSLSCSPREFSSGSSNAVRLGCRELVGRPNVSTRTSSTGSRPSSPRSHSESEGYNSADEQNPKFGSSRNDMEREHQFESDIRRAKGLEVKKMLEDGNCLFRAVADQVYGDSEAYDLVRQMCIDYMERERDHFSQFITEGFTSYCKRKRRDKVYGNNVEIQALSEMYNRPIHIYSYSIEPMNTFHGSYNSDSPPIRLSYHHGNHYNSLVDPCRLTVGAGLGFSSLQGTNIDKDKVRAAIKAQQDQQINNALLAEGRFYSDLELTEKEMERMVIEASRAEYIARDRFRQQLGCQESSTSGAEPSSSGARSSGSEIRQEGGPCLPDSTFSDCIQIMLSMGFSYPRVIEAYSIFGDDVDSMVCYLVETSSSSRRSRGKATE
- the LOC107802061 gene encoding OVARIAN TUMOR DOMAIN-containing deubiquitinating enzyme 6-like isoform X2, with product MTRILVQRGSTGSSSSSSNQNRSSVSLPESSASSSAPLQPQASSTSQVPSALKDDELVGEFPESIVLDEFSVGSFNHKGEGDDASLENFSSDRSHLEEKIIDNEKIGDGAFVCGDSVKRSSGLSVEAAENEGTSVQGAKGSSCPPPPPVPPPKPMSLSCSPREFSSGSSNAVRLGCRELVGRPNVSTRTSSTGSRPSSPRSHSESEGYNSADEQNPKFGSSRNDMERERDHFSQFITEGFTSYCKRKRRDKVYGNNVEIQALSEMYNRPIHIYSYSIEPMNTFHGSYNSDSPPIRLSYHHGNHYNSLVDPCRLTVGAGLGFSSLQGTNIDKDKVRAAIKAQQDQQINNALLAEGRFYSDLELTEKEMERMVIEASRAEYIARDRFRQQLGCQESSTSGAEPSSSGARSSGSEIRQEGGPCLPDSTFSDCIQIMLSMGFSYPRVIEAYSIFGDDVDSMVCYLVETSSSSRRSRGKATE